A single window of Halobacillus naozhouensis DNA harbors:
- a CDS encoding RsfA family transcriptional regulator: MDTPRKAAWNKDEDLLLADTVLRYVREGNTQLSAFQEVGQRLNRTPSACGFRWNATVRQEYQEKIKEAKQDREGKRAVFVATNPAEETLISFDEAISFLKEMKKEKYEHQGRKKLEEEIERLQEDNRQLKNQIKKLEDSWIEMDKLVYGVKEKQKIK, translated from the coding sequence ATGGACACCCCTAGAAAAGCCGCCTGGAACAAGGATGAGGATCTTCTGTTAGCAGACACCGTACTAAGGTATGTTCGGGAAGGAAATACACAACTGTCAGCCTTTCAAGAAGTTGGACAACGTTTAAATAGGACGCCATCAGCATGTGGATTTAGATGGAATGCAACCGTACGGCAAGAATACCAAGAAAAAATTAAAGAAGCGAAACAAGATAGAGAAGGGAAACGTGCAGTGTTCGTAGCAACTAATCCAGCCGAAGAAACGCTCATATCTTTTGATGAAGCTATATCCTTTTTAAAGGAAATGAAAAAGGAAAAATATGAACATCAAGGACGGAAAAAGCTAGAAGAGGAGATTGAGCGATTACAAGAGGATAACCGTCAATTAAAAAATCAAATAAAGAAATTAGAAGATTCGTGGATTGAAATGGATAAATTAGTCTATGGAGTAAAAGAAAAACAAAAAATTAAATAG
- the allD gene encoding ureidoglycolate dehydrogenase encodes MSEIILQKEELKSLVVGKLIESKVSEGHAKVVADILVHADLRGVSSHGVLRTEHYVKRLSKGGMNPKPDFKVEKKGSSAVLFDGDDGLGHVVTKEAVGEAIKLSKENGIGIVGIVKSSHCGALSYYAEQAAEQDTISMIMTHTDSAVVPFGGAEAFFGTNPIAYGFPASQRKPIILDMATSNVALGKVLHARETGSEIPDNWGVDENGKPVTDPNLVKHLLPVSGPKGYGLAMVVDILTGVLTGSAFGPGISKMYGDYNQYRKLSHTIVTIDPGLFIDKNEFLKNIDRMIDELHDIKPAEGFSSVMVPGEPEQRKEEARKKEGIPIPQSIYEYLKSS; translated from the coding sequence TTGTCAGAGATCATACTTCAAAAAGAAGAACTTAAATCACTAGTCGTTGGTAAATTAATAGAATCGAAAGTAAGTGAAGGGCATGCAAAAGTAGTAGCAGATATTCTTGTTCATGCCGATTTAAGGGGAGTCAGCAGCCATGGTGTACTAAGAACCGAGCACTATGTCAAGCGCTTATCAAAAGGTGGAATGAACCCGAAACCCGACTTCAAGGTAGAGAAAAAAGGGTCATCGGCAGTGCTTTTTGACGGGGACGATGGGTTAGGCCATGTCGTAACGAAGGAAGCGGTGGGAGAAGCGATCAAACTCTCGAAAGAAAACGGGATCGGCATTGTCGGTATCGTCAAGAGCAGTCATTGCGGGGCATTGTCCTATTATGCTGAACAAGCAGCCGAACAAGATACTATCAGTATGATTATGACACATACTGATAGTGCGGTCGTACCCTTTGGCGGGGCTGAAGCCTTTTTCGGTACCAATCCGATCGCTTATGGCTTTCCCGCGAGTCAACGTAAGCCAATCATTTTGGATATGGCGACCAGTAATGTTGCACTCGGAAAAGTGCTTCATGCAAGAGAAACAGGAAGTGAGATCCCGGACAACTGGGGCGTAGACGAAAACGGAAAACCGGTGACGGACCCGAACCTGGTGAAGCATTTATTACCGGTAAGTGGGCCGAAAGGGTATGGGCTCGCCATGGTTGTCGATATATTGACAGGAGTATTGACTGGTTCCGCTTTCGGACCGGGGATATCGAAGATGTACGGGGATTACAATCAGTACCGAAAATTGAGTCATACCATCGTCACGATCGACCCTGGTTTGTTTATTGATAAAAATGAATTCCTGAAAAATATCGACCGAATGATCGATGAACTGCATGATATCAAGCCAGCAGAAGGGTTTTCTTCTGTGATGGTCCCTGGTGAGCCGGAACAACGGAAAGAGGAAGCACGGAAGAAGGAAGGGATTCCGATTCCTCAGAGCATCTATGAATATTTGAAATCAAGCTAA
- a CDS encoding TRAP transporter small permease encodes MKAVKVLSGLLETLTVIMFSGVMIVVIIQILGRYSPFTFVWTEELTRYFFIYAVAFGAPVAMKRREYIRVDLLVELLPNKVKKYYNAFIYLVLGVFSSMLVTYAYRFAKLGEGQTSATLEIDMFYIYFSMVITLIFLAIYSFLNIYQSLTENTEEEKEGVEL; translated from the coding sequence ATGAAAGCAGTAAAAGTTCTTAGTGGGTTATTGGAAACGTTAACGGTTATTATGTTTTCAGGTGTGATGATCGTAGTTATTATTCAAATACTTGGCAGATACTCACCGTTCACTTTTGTATGGACAGAAGAACTTACGAGATATTTCTTTATTTATGCCGTTGCTTTTGGTGCTCCAGTAGCCATGAAAAGAAGAGAATATATTAGAGTGGATCTACTTGTTGAGTTACTGCCTAACAAAGTAAAGAAATATTATAATGCATTTATTTATCTAGTACTGGGAGTTTTCTCTTCAATGCTAGTTACATATGCATATAGATTTGCAAAACTTGGAGAAGGTCAGACTTCTGCAACACTCGAAATTGATATGTTTTATATATATTTCAGTATGGTTATTACTCTTATATTTTTAGCAATATACAGCTTCTTAAATATATATCAAAGCCTTACGGAAAACACAGAAGAGGAGAAGGAGGGTGTTGAGTTATGA
- a CDS encoding TRAP transporter large permease codes for MMALILFISFLVLIFVGMPIAFSLGLSSLIYLLLTDIPLNIIPQKMFEGINSFVLLCIPGFILAGNLMNAGGITARIIKFTNNVIGHIRGGLGLANVGASMGFAGISGTALADTASIGSVMIPSMKKEGYDAPFSVAVTSSSSTIGPIIPPSLPMIILGTLATVSIGDLFIAGVIPGILLGGGLMTVTYIMSAKRKYPRGERQSISVIFKSFWGAFWALLMTVVILFGILSGYFTPTEASIVAVVYALIVGLFIYRDLKVSEIPKIILNSMVDAAGIMILVGFANLFGWILVSERIPQLVADVILSISENPIIVILLINLLLLFVGMFLETIAAIVILFPVLLPIATQMGMDPIHFGVMMVLNLMIGLSTPPVGVCLFVASGIGKISIGRASVALLPFLGVSLVVLLLVSFIPEITLFLPSLFK; via the coding sequence ATGATGGCGTTAATATTGTTTATATCCTTTTTAGTTTTGATTTTTGTTGGTATGCCAATAGCATTTAGCTTGGGTTTGTCATCATTAATTTACCTTCTCTTAACTGATATTCCGTTAAACATTATCCCGCAAAAAATGTTTGAAGGGATTAACTCATTTGTTCTCCTATGTATTCCTGGCTTTATTTTAGCAGGGAATTTAATGAATGCAGGAGGAATTACAGCTAGAATAATTAAATTCACAAATAATGTAATAGGCCATATTCGTGGCGGTCTTGGCTTAGCTAATGTTGGTGCATCAATGGGTTTTGCTGGGATTTCAGGTACAGCCCTTGCTGATACGGCCAGTATTGGTTCAGTAATGATTCCCTCCATGAAAAAAGAGGGGTATGATGCACCTTTTTCTGTCGCTGTAACTTCATCATCTTCTACTATTGGTCCTATAATTCCACCATCACTGCCTATGATTATATTAGGGACTTTGGCAACCGTTTCTATAGGGGATTTATTTATAGCGGGTGTGATTCCTGGGATATTACTTGGTGGAGGGTTGATGACTGTTACGTATATTATGTCAGCGAAACGTAAATATCCACGTGGGGAACGCCAAAGCATATCAGTAATATTTAAGTCATTCTGGGGAGCCTTCTGGGCCTTATTGATGACAGTAGTCATATTATTCGGAATTTTGAGTGGCTATTTTACGCCTACTGAAGCATCCATTGTAGCAGTTGTTTATGCCTTAATTGTTGGGCTTTTCATCTACAGAGACTTAAAAGTAAGTGAAATACCTAAGATAATTCTGAATTCCATGGTAGATGCAGCTGGGATAATGATATTAGTAGGATTTGCGAATTTATTCGGATGGATTTTAGTTAGCGAACGAATACCTCAGCTTGTTGCTGACGTGATATTGTCTATATCAGAGAATCCAATCATTGTTATTTTATTAATAAACTTGTTATTACTTTTCGTAGGAATGTTCCTTGAAACCATTGCGGCTATCGTTATCTTGTTTCCAGTACTTTTACCAATTGCAACACAAATGGGGATGGACCCAATTCATTTTGGTGTCATGATGGTATTGAACTTAATGATTGGACTTTCAACACCACCAGTTGGGGTTTGTTTATTTGTAGCTTCTGGTATTGGCAAAATATCTATAGGACGAGCTTCGGTAGCACTACTACCATTTCTTGGTGTCAGCTTAGTCGTATTATTACTAGTTAGTTTTATACCGGAAATAACGCTATTTTTGCCAAGTCTTTTTAAATAA
- a CDS encoding selenium metabolism-associated LysR family transcriptional regulator: MNYEKLQTFITVADKKSFSEAAKLLYLSQPTITSQIKSLEKDLNTTLFERTTKQVQLTQAANVLYRYAKEIIKISETAEKEIMRMSEQVYGDLKIACSLTIGENILPQILGEFRKEYPLIKMSVDISNTSRILDKIKDHVLDLGLIEAPIEDPELYLEPFLEDELILVAAPHYFEEEKASVTLEELKEIPLVLRESGSGTRTVMNQHLINSGLNPSNLKVEFELGSTESVKSAIESGLGLSILSKSAIKKELQLGLLKMYPIEDLSFLRNFYIVYHRDVVLKSTAEVFLHSITPLNKELTLESPLC; this comes from the coding sequence ATGAACTATGAGAAGCTACAAACCTTCATCACAGTGGCTGATAAAAAAAGCTTTTCTGAAGCAGCTAAATTACTCTATTTATCCCAACCAACGATCACATCCCAGATAAAATCACTAGAAAAAGACTTGAATACAACATTGTTCGAACGAACGACGAAACAGGTTCAACTGACACAGGCTGCCAACGTTCTTTATCGTTATGCCAAAGAAATCATCAAAATAAGCGAAACAGCTGAAAAGGAAATTATGAGAATGTCTGAACAAGTTTATGGGGATCTAAAGATCGCCTGCAGCCTAACGATTGGAGAGAATATTCTCCCACAAATTTTAGGGGAGTTTAGAAAAGAATATCCTTTAATCAAAATGAGTGTAGACATCTCAAACACGAGTCGAATTTTGGATAAGATTAAAGACCATGTCCTGGATCTTGGTTTAATTGAAGCGCCAATTGAAGATCCGGAACTATACCTAGAACCTTTTCTAGAAGATGAACTAATTTTAGTTGCAGCGCCTCACTATTTTGAAGAAGAGAAAGCATCCGTTACGTTGGAAGAATTAAAGGAAATCCCACTAGTACTAAGAGAAAGTGGATCGGGTACCCGAACAGTCATGAACCAGCATCTGATAAACAGCGGTTTAAATCCTTCCAACTTAAAAGTTGAATTCGAATTAGGTAGTACGGAATCTGTCAAATCAGCGATAGAATCCGGACTGGGTCTTTCCATTTTATCCAAAAGTGCAATCAAGAAAGAATTACAATTAGGTTTGTTGAAAATGTATCCTATTGAGGATCTATCTTTTTTGAGGAATTTCTATATAGTCTATCATCGGGATGTAGTGTTGAAGTCTACAGCAGAAGTATTTCTTCATTCTATTACACCTTTAAATAAAGAACTAACGTTAGAATCCCCATTATGCTAG
- a CDS encoding amidohydrolase family protein has translation MYRCRSWARHRRTNNKVNLDSAKLFQDGSIQGYTAALREPYYSDESVKGNLLHDQRAFNEEILGLHERGFRIAIHGNGDKAIESNINALQEALTMAPREDHRHRIEHVQTASFYDLKLTKKLGIAASFFINHVYYWGERHRDIFLGAQKAASKGNVLGESQKIDVLTALRSMTSYGAAINFEENDQGTIEVGKKADFVVLEDSPLSCLPEEIKDIPILSTIIDGKIVWTNKIKSIV, from the coding sequence TTGTACAGATGCAGGAGTTGGGCTAGACATAGGAGAACGAATAACAAAGTTAACCTGGACAGTGCGAAATTATTTCAAGATGGATCCATTCAGGGCTATACAGCGGCACTTAGGGAACCATATTATAGTGACGAGTCGGTTAAAGGGAACCTGCTACATGATCAAAGGGCATTTAATGAGGAAATATTAGGTTTACATGAACGGGGCTTTCGGATTGCAATCCATGGCAATGGAGATAAGGCCATTGAATCAAATATCAACGCGCTTCAAGAAGCCCTTACTATGGCTCCAAGGGAAGATCATCGTCATCGAATTGAGCATGTTCAGACAGCTTCTTTTTATGACTTAAAACTAACGAAAAAGCTTGGTATTGCGGCTTCATTCTTTATTAATCATGTTTATTATTGGGGAGAACGGCACAGAGATATCTTTTTAGGTGCGCAAAAAGCAGCGAGTAAAGGAAATGTTTTAGGAGAATCTCAAAAAATAGACGTTTTAACTGCTTTAAGGTCCATGACAAGCTATGGAGCAGCAATAAACTTTGAGGAAAATGACCAAGGAACAATTGAGGTTGGAAAGAAAGCGGACTTTGTTGTATTAGAAGATAGTCCATTATCCTGCCTACCAGAAGAAATTAAAGATATCCCTATTTTAAGTACGATTATTGATGGAAAAATTGTTTGGACAAATAAGATAAAAAGCATTGTATAG
- a CDS encoding APC family permease, with translation MEERSELKKTLKPHWVWAIAFGSAVGWGAFVLPMDWMSAAGPLGVIIGFSIGAILMILIGVSYGYLIKKLPVSGGEFAYAYYGFGRYHAFFCGWFLTLGYMCIVALNASALALLVKFVLPSVAMQGLMYNIAGWDVYAGEVLIACIALIAFAYLNIRGTSLSGLMQFIFCITLIVGVILLVISMILHPSSSFTNIQPLFKPGVSAVAAVIAIVAISPWAYVGFDNIPQAAEEFNFSPQKAFKLIVIALICAAVTYSLTIIATAVAMPWQTLINQETIWGTGDVVNNAYGTIGVLLLSLSLCMGIFTGLNGFYVSTSRLLFAMGRASILPRAFAKLHPKYETPYVGIAFTCIITLFAPFFGRQALLWVVDMSAIGVTIAYFYCCAVAYRLFRWSESGNNKTLAVSPFKKFMTLLGLVSSIGFLLLLIVPGSPGFLGKPSWVALVIWVILGLVFFAVKRKDLASIRKETLDYNVFGKTLDHGSAPLSDENDIAKKDA, from the coding sequence ATGGAGGAAAGAAGTGAATTGAAAAAGACGTTGAAGCCACACTGGGTCTGGGCAATTGCGTTTGGTTCAGCTGTAGGCTGGGGAGCTTTTGTTTTACCTATGGATTGGATGTCAGCAGCCGGTCCTCTTGGAGTTATTATCGGTTTTAGTATCGGTGCAATTTTGATGATATTAATCGGGGTTAGTTACGGGTATCTCATTAAAAAACTCCCTGTTTCAGGTGGAGAATTTGCTTATGCTTATTATGGGTTTGGGCGCTACCATGCTTTCTTTTGTGGGTGGTTTTTAACCTTAGGTTATATGTGTATTGTAGCCTTAAATGCATCAGCACTTGCCCTGTTAGTAAAATTTGTGCTCCCTAGCGTAGCGATGCAGGGACTGATGTATAATATTGCTGGCTGGGATGTATATGCTGGTGAGGTTTTGATCGCTTGCATTGCGCTCATTGCTTTTGCCTACTTAAACATCCGAGGTACTAGCTTATCTGGGCTTATGCAATTTATCTTCTGCATTACATTAATTGTGGGCGTAATTTTATTAGTTATATCCATGATCCTTCATCCTTCTAGTTCATTTACAAACATACAACCTCTTTTTAAACCAGGGGTGAGTGCTGTCGCCGCTGTTATCGCGATTGTCGCCATTTCCCCTTGGGCTTATGTGGGGTTTGACAATATTCCACAAGCAGCCGAAGAATTCAACTTTTCTCCACAGAAAGCCTTTAAGCTTATCGTTATTGCACTAATTTGTGCCGCTGTTACTTATTCATTGACCATTATAGCTACAGCTGTTGCAATGCCATGGCAAACGTTGATTAACCAAGAAACGATATGGGGGACCGGTGACGTCGTTAATAACGCTTACGGTACGATTGGCGTATTGTTACTGTCTTTATCGTTGTGTATGGGAATTTTCACAGGATTAAACGGCTTTTATGTATCAACCAGTAGACTACTTTTCGCTATGGGAAGAGCAAGTATTCTCCCGCGCGCTTTTGCTAAGCTACACCCGAAATACGAAACCCCTTATGTGGGGATTGCCTTTACATGTATCATAACTTTATTTGCACCATTTTTTGGTAGACAGGCATTGTTGTGGGTGGTTGATATGTCAGCCATTGGTGTAACCATAGCTTATTTCTATTGTTGTGCGGTGGCATACCGACTGTTTAGATGGTCTGAATCAGGAAACAACAAAACATTAGCTGTCTCACCTTTTAAAAAATTTATGACGCTATTAGGTCTGGTTAGCAGTATAGGTTTCCTATTATTACTCATCGTACCCGGATCACCAGGATTTTTAGGTAAACCATCTTGGGTCGCCCTCGTTATATGGGTTATTTTGGGTCTGGTTTTTTTCGCAGTAAAACGTAAAGACCTCGCTAGTATTCGCAAAGAAACACTTGACTACAATGTATTCGGCAAGACACTTGATCACGGGTCTGCACCGCTGAGCGATGAAAATGATATTGCCAAAAAGGATGCTTAG
- the xsc gene encoding sulfoacetaldehyde acetyltransferase, giving the protein MAKVESEMKQLRGQKVKMTPSEAIVETLVAEGVKEVYGILGSAFMDMLDLLPTADIRFLPVRHEQTTAHMADAYTRVTGVAGVVVGQNGPGITNMVTSVAAANQAHTPMVVISPSAGTPTVGWDGFQECNQVSVFEDITKETVQVTHVSRVADCLRTAFRIAYAERGPVLFDIPRDYFYGELEDQILEPYQYRVDSRGSGDPGQLDNAVELLKKAEYPVIISGRGTVDSDGINAVKEIAEHLTAPVAVSYMHNDAFPDNHPLAVGPIGYMGSKAAMNTLKKADVVLAIGTRLSVFGTLPCYDIDYFPKDAKIIQVDINPRNIARTHPIEVGLIADAKAACDELNKRLQADNPHSVQNQERLQEVTHEREKWEKELVSLAMEDGNPINPRRALLELTRAVPEGTMISTDIGNVSSTANAYLKFNQGRKHIAALTFGNTGFAYPAALGAQLGDPDSPTVAIVGDGAWGMSLHEVSTAVEQNIPVVACVFNNNAWCAEKKNQVDYYDNRFVGADIDSPDFAEVARSMGAQGYRVDKPEDVGPVIAEAIKSKKPTVIDIQVDGTQLAPPFRKDALKMPTRHLPKYKHLDFESWGKE; this is encoded by the coding sequence ATGGCAAAAGTAGAATCCGAAATGAAGCAACTAAGAGGGCAAAAGGTTAAAATGACGCCAAGTGAAGCGATTGTAGAAACATTAGTCGCAGAAGGAGTAAAAGAGGTTTATGGAATTTTAGGATCAGCGTTTATGGATATGCTTGATCTATTACCTACAGCCGATATTCGATTCTTACCGGTACGTCATGAACAAACAACGGCTCATATGGCTGATGCCTATACTCGTGTAACTGGAGTGGCAGGTGTAGTAGTTGGTCAGAATGGGCCGGGGATTACCAACATGGTAACTTCTGTCGCTGCAGCGAATCAGGCACACACGCCTATGGTCGTTATTTCACCATCTGCAGGTACACCAACAGTTGGGTGGGACGGCTTCCAAGAATGTAATCAAGTCTCAGTGTTTGAGGACATTACGAAGGAAACGGTTCAGGTAACCCATGTTAGCCGCGTAGCTGATTGCCTGCGTACAGCGTTTAGAATCGCATATGCAGAACGAGGACCAGTATTATTCGATATCCCGCGTGACTATTTTTATGGTGAACTAGAAGATCAGATTTTGGAACCTTATCAATATCGTGTGGATTCACGTGGAAGCGGTGATCCTGGCCAGTTGGATAACGCAGTTGAATTGCTAAAGAAAGCAGAGTATCCAGTCATTATCTCAGGCCGAGGAACCGTAGATTCTGATGGGATTAATGCGGTCAAAGAAATTGCCGAACATTTAACAGCCCCTGTGGCGGTATCCTACATGCATAACGATGCATTTCCGGATAATCATCCATTAGCTGTCGGTCCAATTGGGTATATGGGTTCAAAAGCTGCCATGAATACGTTGAAAAAAGCAGACGTCGTACTCGCCATCGGCACAAGGTTATCGGTGTTTGGAACGTTACCTTGCTATGACATTGATTATTTTCCTAAGGACGCTAAAATTATTCAAGTTGATATTAACCCTCGAAATATTGCACGGACACATCCGATTGAGGTCGGTTTAATCGCCGATGCAAAAGCGGCATGTGATGAACTTAATAAACGGTTGCAGGCTGATAACCCTCATTCGGTACAAAACCAAGAGCGTTTACAAGAAGTCACACATGAAAGAGAAAAATGGGAAAAAGAGCTTGTCTCCTTAGCAATGGAAGACGGAAATCCTATAAACCCTCGCCGCGCCTTACTTGAGTTGACGAGAGCCGTCCCAGAAGGAACAATGATCTCAACTGATATTGGCAACGTCTCTTCTACAGCCAACGCTTATTTGAAATTCAATCAGGGAAGAAAGCATATTGCCGCACTTACGTTTGGTAATACAGGATTTGCTTATCCGGCAGCATTAGGTGCGCAATTGGGAGACCCGGATAGTCCGACTGTGGCTATTGTCGGTGATGGCGCATGGGGTATGAGTCTGCATGAAGTTAGTACAGCAGTAGAACAAAATATTCCAGTAGTCGCATGCGTATTCAATAATAACGCATGGTGTGCCGAGAAGAAGAACCAAGTAGATTACTACGATAATCGCTTTGTAGGTGCAGATATTGATTCCCCTGATTTTGCTGAAGTGGCTAGATCAATGGGAGCCCAAGGGTACAGAGTAGATAAACCAGAGGATGTCGGGCCAGTAATAGCTGAAGCCATTAAATCCAAAAAGCCAACTGTTATCGATATACAAGTAGATGGTACTCAACTGGCGCCACCATTTAGGAAAGATGCATTGAAAATGCCAACACGTCACCTACCTAAATATAAGCACCTGGATTTTGAAAGCTGGGGTAAAGAATAA
- a CDS encoding TRAP transporter substrate-binding protein gives MKKTVSFLSLLMLVLVLAACGGDEGASGNSSETITWKLAHLSNEDHMWHKTAEKFAELVDEKTDGKLQIEIYPNEQLGSETEVLNGIEAGTVDMTISGETMQNWAPEAALLAVPYLFKNEEHVKKVVEGEIGKGIESAIKEKVGVTPLYYHLRAPRNLTSNKPIKSPADLEGFKMRVPNVPLFMDAWEAAGARPQVMGFSEVFTALQQGVIDGQENPVDLIHSASFYEVQDYVNKTQHVRSWIYVVVGNKQFNSLDEDMQKAVREAAKEAQKFGMELYQKETNEYKNMLKDEGMKFVDVDQEAFSEAMKPAVKKSLSEEQLALYEKIQNIAQ, from the coding sequence ATGAAAAAAACAGTAAGTTTTCTGTCTTTATTAATGTTGGTATTGGTATTAGCGGCATGCGGCGGTGATGAGGGAGCATCTGGAAACTCAAGTGAAACAATTACATGGAAATTGGCACACTTATCTAACGAAGACCATATGTGGCATAAAACTGCAGAGAAATTTGCAGAGCTGGTTGATGAAAAGACAGATGGTAAGTTGCAGATAGAAATTTATCCAAATGAACAGTTAGGATCTGAGACAGAAGTGCTCAATGGAATTGAGGCTGGGACAGTAGATATGACTATCTCGGGGGAGACAATGCAAAATTGGGCACCTGAGGCGGCACTACTGGCAGTGCCATATTTATTTAAAAATGAAGAGCACGTTAAAAAGGTAGTAGAAGGTGAGATAGGTAAGGGAATTGAAAGCGCAATCAAAGAGAAAGTCGGCGTTACTCCACTTTATTATCATTTAAGAGCCCCACGTAACCTGACGTCAAATAAACCAATTAAATCACCTGCTGATTTAGAAGGGTTTAAAATGAGGGTTCCTAATGTTCCTTTATTTATGGATGCATGGGAAGCTGCTGGAGCTCGTCCACAAGTAATGGGTTTTAGTGAAGTATTTACAGCTTTACAACAAGGTGTGATTGATGGACAAGAGAATCCAGTTGATTTAATTCATAGTGCTAGTTTTTATGAAGTACAGGATTATGTAAATAAAACACAACATGTTCGTAGCTGGATCTATGTAGTGGTTGGTAATAAACAGTTCAATTCATTAGATGAAGATATGCAAAAAGCAGTTAGGGAAGCTGCTAAAGAAGCTCAGAAATTCGGTATGGAACTTTATCAAAAAGAAACAAACGAATACAAGAACATGTTGAAGGATGAGGGTATGAAATTTGTTGATGTTGATCAGGAGGCTTTTTCAGAAGCTATGAAACCAGCAGTTAAGAAAAGTCTTTCTGAAGAACAATTAGCATTATATGAAAAAATTCAGAACATAGCACAGTAG
- a CDS encoding sugar kinase, whose protein sequence is MNDVITIGDAMITFDPSTTGPLRHSDSFKRKVGGAELNVAIGCARLGLHTGWISRLGKDEFGRYIYNFARGEGIDVSEVQLMEGYPTSLNFKEIRADGTGKTNYYRNQSPTSTMTADSLNEDYFESAKILHITGVFPSIGEKNIKIIERAISLAKKHELKISMDPNIRLKLWSKEQARTTLLQWLPDVDYLLTGLEEAELLFGTSDTNEIIEHVKRYDLSQLYLKLGKDGSRVWKKGDSRVMDAPPVKLETVADTVGAGDGFVAGVLYGLINKWEPERILPFANTIGAMVVSVYGDNEGLPYYEEVLEKLGEKTLIER, encoded by the coding sequence ATGAATGATGTAATTACCATCGGAGATGCCATGATCACATTCGATCCTTCAACTACTGGTCCGCTTCGCCATTCCGATTCATTCAAGCGGAAGGTCGGAGGAGCCGAATTAAATGTAGCGATCGGCTGCGCAAGACTTGGTCTTCATACGGGCTGGATCAGCCGGTTAGGAAAAGATGAGTTCGGTCGGTACATTTATAACTTTGCCCGTGGAGAGGGCATCGACGTTTCTGAGGTGCAATTGATGGAAGGGTACCCGACTTCGCTCAACTTTAAAGAAATCAGGGCGGACGGTACAGGGAAGACGAACTATTACCGTAATCAGTCACCAACCTCGACCATGACTGCGGACTCATTAAATGAGGATTATTTTGAAAGCGCTAAAATTCTCCATATCACGGGAGTATTTCCATCCATCGGGGAGAAAAATATCAAGATTATTGAGAGAGCGATCTCGTTAGCCAAAAAACATGAATTGAAGATTTCCATGGATCCGAATATCCGTTTGAAGCTGTGGAGTAAGGAACAGGCACGTACGACACTGCTGCAGTGGCTGCCAGATGTGGATTACTTGTTAACCGGTTTGGAAGAAGCCGAATTATTGTTTGGAACGAGTGATACCAATGAGATTATCGAACATGTGAAGCGTTATGATCTATCGCAATTGTACTTGAAGCTGGGGAAAGATGGTTCGAGAGTCTGGAAAAAAGGTGATAGTCGGGTCATGGACGCTCCTCCTGTAAAACTGGAAACCGTTGCAGACACGGTAGGAGCTGGCGATGGCTTCGTTGCTGGTGTTCTGTATGGACTGATAAACAAATGGGAGCCCGAAAGGATTCTTCCGTTCGCCAACACGATCGGTGCGATGGTTGTCAGTGTCTATGGAGACAATGAAGGGCTACCTTATTATGAGGAAGTGCTCGAGAAGCTCGGTGAAAAAACACTCATTGAACGATAA